One genomic window of Polyangium aurulentum includes the following:
- a CDS encoding STAS domain-containing protein, which produces MTELDQRDDPSSASTFRVLDALPDAVAVLDADLVIQHLNAHFRALVGSDPAASRFAVGRRYLECRSTAMGPGTQDEEALAEALAGKRSERAGAGTWSRVFDTQVLPYAEGDKTLLLVVKQDMTERRLAEAALVRYHAVLEAVGFAAAQFLGMGDWEESVGSVIERLGRATDVSRVYVFEMLSGTDGEVLAAQRYEWAAEGVVPQIDNPDLKSVPLEAIGCGRWIELLSRNDCVHGLVCDFPQGERDILEPQDVIAIAVVPIMVDDIWWGFIGLDECRKPRPWSAAEIEALRAAAGLFGAAIQHQRARAALRQSLAQEALIRAQEDALLQLSTPLIPVHDEVVVMPLVGALDQKRAERVLETLLSGIVERSARAAILDVTGIPRLDADVADALLRVARAARLLGAEVMLSGIRPEVARTLIGLGADFGGIATTASLKAAIAMALKRATRR; this is translated from the coding sequence ATGACAGAACTGGACCAGCGCGACGATCCGAGCTCCGCGAGCACCTTCCGGGTGCTCGACGCCCTCCCCGATGCCGTGGCCGTGCTCGACGCCGATCTCGTGATCCAGCATCTGAACGCGCACTTTCGCGCCCTCGTCGGCAGCGACCCGGCGGCGTCGCGGTTCGCCGTGGGCAGGCGCTACCTCGAGTGCCGCTCGACCGCGATGGGTCCGGGGACCCAGGACGAAGAGGCGCTCGCGGAGGCGCTCGCGGGCAAGCGCAGCGAGCGGGCGGGAGCTGGCACCTGGTCGCGCGTCTTCGACACGCAGGTGCTGCCCTACGCCGAGGGCGACAAGACGCTCCTGCTCGTGGTCAAGCAGGACATGACCGAGCGCAGGCTCGCCGAGGCGGCGCTCGTCCGCTACCACGCGGTGCTCGAGGCCGTGGGCTTCGCCGCCGCCCAGTTCCTCGGGATGGGCGACTGGGAAGAGAGCGTGGGCTCGGTGATCGAGCGGCTCGGCCGCGCCACCGACGTCAGCCGCGTCTACGTCTTCGAGATGCTCAGCGGCACGGACGGCGAGGTGCTGGCCGCGCAGCGCTACGAGTGGGCGGCCGAGGGCGTGGTGCCGCAGATCGACAACCCCGACCTGAAGAGCGTGCCCCTCGAGGCGATCGGCTGCGGGCGCTGGATCGAGCTGCTGTCGCGCAACGACTGCGTCCACGGCCTCGTGTGCGACTTCCCCCAGGGCGAGCGCGACATCCTCGAGCCGCAGGACGTCATCGCCATCGCGGTGGTGCCCATCATGGTCGACGACATCTGGTGGGGGTTCATCGGCCTCGACGAGTGCCGCAAGCCGCGCCCCTGGTCCGCCGCCGAGATCGAGGCGCTGCGCGCCGCCGCAGGCCTGTTCGGCGCGGCCATCCAGCACCAGCGAGCCCGCGCAGCCCTGCGGCAGAGCCTGGCGCAGGAGGCGCTGATCCGGGCGCAGGAGGACGCGCTGCTGCAACTGTCGACGCCGCTCATCCCGGTGCACGACGAGGTGGTGGTGATGCCGCTCGTGGGCGCCCTCGATCAGAAGCGCGCCGAGCGGGTGCTCGAGACGCTCCTGTCCGGGATCGTCGAGCGCTCGGCGCGGGCGGCGATCCTCGACGTGACCGGGATCCCGCGGCTCGACGCGGACGTGGCCGACGCCCTGCTGCGCGTGGCGCGGGCAGCGCGGCTGCTCGGCGCAGAGGTGATGCTGAGCGGCATCCGCCCCGAGGTCGCGCGCACGCTCATCGGCCTCGGCGCCGACTTCGGCGGGATCGCGACCACGGCGAGCCTGAAGGCCGCGATCGCGATGGCCCTGAAGCGCGCAACCAGGCGCTAG
- a CDS encoding Na+/H+ antiporter subunit D gives MKVLLVLPVLVPMATAALTLLAFRREGIQRGLGLAGSVVQLVVGAVLLRAVYRGGIPSTQVGSWPWPYGITFVADTFSALMVLLSAIIAVATSIYALSDIDQERRTHGFYPLMHVLLMGTNGVFVTGDFFNLYVWFEVTLIASFVLLVLGNERPQMQGAIKYVAMNLISSALFLTGIGILYGSVHALNMADLSLKLPTLAAPIRTTLAMIFLVAFGIKAAVFPLFFWLPDSYHTPPVTITALFAGLLTKVGVYALVRVFTLLFVSDRDSTHALLLGIAGFTMAVGVLGAVSHREVRRILAFHSVSQVGYMVMGLGLFTMASLAGAIFFVLHHALIKSNLFLISGIMHPHGKEVRLDREGGLLARKPALSACFLVTALSLAGLPPLSGFWAKLLLVRSGLEVGSQRAAAVVATSLVVGLVTLISMTKIWNEAFWKPAPAETDLAAQPNGTRPRVFLYVPVVLLTSLGVTLGFSPDPLLQIVQRAAAQLADPTEYVHAVLGDRAHETPRP, from the coding sequence ATGAAGGTGCTCCTCGTCCTGCCGGTCCTCGTCCCCATGGCCACGGCGGCCCTCACGCTCCTTGCGTTCCGGCGCGAGGGGATCCAGCGGGGGCTCGGCCTCGCCGGCAGCGTCGTCCAGCTCGTCGTGGGCGCCGTCCTGCTCCGGGCCGTGTACCGGGGAGGCATTCCGTCGACCCAGGTCGGAAGCTGGCCCTGGCCGTACGGGATCACCTTCGTGGCCGACACCTTCTCGGCGCTGATGGTCCTGCTCTCGGCGATCATCGCGGTCGCCACGTCGATCTATGCCCTGTCGGACATCGACCAGGAGCGACGAACGCACGGGTTTTACCCGCTCATGCACGTGCTCCTCATGGGGACGAACGGGGTCTTCGTCACCGGCGATTTCTTCAATTTGTACGTCTGGTTCGAGGTGACGCTGATCGCGTCGTTCGTGCTCCTGGTGCTCGGGAACGAGCGGCCACAGATGCAAGGCGCGATCAAGTACGTCGCGATGAACCTCATCTCGAGCGCCCTCTTCCTCACGGGGATCGGCATTCTCTACGGCTCGGTCCACGCCCTCAACATGGCCGACCTCTCGCTGAAGTTGCCGACCCTCGCGGCGCCGATCCGCACCACGCTCGCGATGATCTTCCTCGTCGCGTTCGGCATCAAGGCCGCGGTCTTTCCCCTCTTCTTCTGGCTGCCGGACTCGTATCACACGCCTCCCGTCACGATCACGGCCCTGTTCGCGGGGCTCTTGACGAAGGTCGGCGTCTACGCGCTCGTGCGTGTCTTCACGCTCCTCTTCGTGAGCGATCGGGACTCGACCCACGCGCTGCTCCTCGGGATCGCGGGCTTCACCATGGCCGTCGGCGTCCTCGGCGCCGTGTCCCATCGCGAGGTCCGACGGATCCTCGCGTTCCACAGCGTCAGCCAGGTCGGCTACATGGTCATGGGGCTCGGCCTGTTCACGATGGCGTCCCTCGCGGGGGCGATCTTCTTCGTATTGCACCACGCCCTCATCAAATCGAACCTCTTCCTCATCAGCGGGATCATGCACCCCCATGGGAAGGAGGTTCGGCTCGACCGAGAGGGCGGGCTCCTCGCCCGCAAACCCGCGCTCTCCGCCTGCTTCCTCGTCACGGCCCTCTCCCTCGCGGGCCTGCCGCCGCTGTCCGGGTTCTGGGCCAAGCTCCTTCTGGTGCGGTCGGGGCTCGAGGTCGGCTCGCAGCGGGCCGCGGCCGTCGTCGCCACGAGCCTCGTCGTCGGGCTCGTCACCCTCATTTCGATGACGAAGATATGGAACGAGGCATTCTGGAAGCCCGCGCCCGCCGAGACCGACCTCGCCGCGCAGCCGAACGGGACGCGGCCTCGCGTGTTCCTGTACGTGCCGGTCGTCCTTTTGACCTCGCTGGGCGTCACCCTCGGTTTCTCACCCGACCCGCTCCTGCAGATCGTCCAGCGGGCCGCCGCCCAGCTCGCCGATCCGACCGAATACGTGCACGCCGTGCTGGGGGACAGAGCCCATGAAACCCCTCGTCCTTAA
- a CDS encoding Na+/H+ antiporter subunit E, producing MKPLVLNLFLALVWVSLTGRMTAGGLAFGFLLGYLLLLWLRRLLGPTTYFEKVSQILSFLLFYAKEMVRANLRVARDVIAIRRQSRPGIVAIPLDLTSDLEITVLASLLALTPGTFGLDVSSDRRVLFVHAMFVESADAIREIVKNDLERRVKELFR from the coding sequence ATGAAACCCCTCGTCCTTAACCTGTTTCTCGCGCTCGTCTGGGTGAGCTTGACCGGGCGGATGACCGCGGGCGGCCTCGCCTTCGGCTTCTTGCTCGGATACCTCCTGCTCCTCTGGCTGCGGCGCCTGCTCGGCCCGACGACCTATTTCGAGAAGGTGTCCCAGATCCTTTCGTTCCTGCTCTTCTATGCGAAAGAGATGGTCCGGGCGAACCTCCGCGTCGCGCGCGACGTCATCGCGATTCGAAGGCAGAGCCGCCCCGGCATCGTCGCGATTCCTCTGGATCTGACCAGCGATCTCGAGATCACGGTGCTGGCGAGCCTGCTCGCCCTGACGCCCGGCACCTTCGGCCTCGACGTCTCCAGCGACCGCCGTGTCCTCTTCGTGCATGCGATGTTCGTGGAGAGCGCCGACGCGATCCGCGAAATCGTCAAGAACGATCTCGAGCGGCGCGTGAAGGAGCTGTTCCGATGA
- a CDS encoding monovalent cation/H+ antiporter complex subunit F codes for MTPFLLVALAIVTVAFVAAFIRLLLGPNLPDRVVAMDLMATVGSGGIALYAMVTDHAVYLDAVMVLSLIFFLGTIAFAHYLERQGAAP; via the coding sequence ATGACCCCATTCTTGCTCGTCGCGCTCGCCATCGTCACGGTGGCGTTCGTCGCTGCGTTCATCCGCCTGCTGCTCGGGCCGAACCTGCCCGATCGCGTGGTCGCCATGGACCTCATGGCGACGGTGGGCAGCGGGGGGATCGCCCTGTACGCGATGGTGACCGACCACGCCGTTTACCTGGATGCGGTGATGGTGCTGTCGCTCATCTTTTTCCTCGGCACCATCGCGTTCGCGCATTACCTCGAGAGGCAGGGGGCGGCGCCGTGA
- the pip gene encoding prolyl aminopeptidase: protein MTPPYPPLEPYETGMLDVGDGQSIYWEVSGNPDGKAAVALHGGPGGGSRPGRRRWFDPARYRLVQFDQRGCGRSTPHAGDLSTDLSTNTTHHLIADIERLREHLGIERWLVWGASWGVTLGLAYAERYPERVSEMILLSITMTRRADVRWFGHDVGRYFPEEWARFRAGVPEADRDGDLVAAYDRLLNGHHDPAIRLQAARDWVAWEDALLSLEEGYVTPNPCWSDERYRVAFARLVTHYFSHAAWLEEDELLRNASRLAGIPGVLIHGRLDLAGPADVAWQLAQAWRGAELHFVAGGHTGDAEMSRLQLEATDRFAPPPKQGSGRGD, encoded by the coding sequence ATGACCCCCCCGTACCCGCCGCTCGAGCCCTACGAAACTGGCATGCTCGATGTCGGCGATGGCCAGTCGATCTATTGGGAAGTCTCCGGCAACCCGGACGGCAAAGCCGCAGTCGCGCTCCACGGCGGGCCGGGTGGAGGCAGCAGGCCGGGAAGGCGTCGCTGGTTCGATCCGGCGCGCTACCGGCTCGTCCAGTTCGATCAGCGTGGCTGCGGCCGGAGCACGCCTCACGCCGGCGACCTCTCGACCGACCTGTCGACGAACACGACCCACCACCTGATCGCGGATATCGAGCGGCTCCGCGAGCACCTGGGGATCGAGCGCTGGCTCGTCTGGGGCGCGTCGTGGGGCGTCACGCTCGGGCTCGCCTATGCCGAGCGATACCCCGAGCGGGTATCCGAGATGATTCTCCTCTCGATCACCATGACCCGCCGGGCCGACGTTCGGTGGTTCGGCCACGATGTCGGGCGGTATTTTCCGGAGGAATGGGCTCGCTTCCGGGCCGGCGTCCCGGAGGCCGACCGCGACGGCGACCTGGTCGCGGCCTACGACCGGCTCCTGAACGGTCACCACGACCCGGCCATCCGGCTCCAGGCAGCCCGCGATTGGGTCGCCTGGGAAGACGCGCTGCTATCGCTCGAAGAGGGCTACGTCACGCCCAACCCGTGCTGGTCCGACGAGCGGTACAGGGTCGCCTTCGCCCGCCTCGTCACGCATTACTTCTCGCACGCCGCGTGGCTCGAGGAGGACGAGCTGCTCCGGAATGCTTCGCGGCTCGCGGGAATCCCGGGCGTCCTGATCCACGGCCGGCTCGACCTGGCCGGGCCGGCGGACGTGGCCTGGCAGCTCGCCCAGGCGTGGCGGGGCGCCGAGCTGCACTTCGTCGCCGGCGGGCATACCGGCGACGCGGAGATGAGCCGCCTCCAGCTCGAGGCGACCGATCGATTTGCGCCCCCGCCCAAGCAGGGCTCAGGGCGCGGGGATTGA
- the mnhG gene encoding monovalent cation/H(+) antiporter subunit G — MIVDVIEGALLMIGCLFMLLAAVGILRMPDLFTRLQVTSKASVLGMTCILSAAALHFGEPAVTIRAVVIIAFVVLTMPVATHMLARAGYTTNVPLAPETVVNELAGQYDPTTHTLAGNEPRSRTFELGPGAAVVGKRIAELGLPPGVLIRVIHREGGTVVPRGQTILEAGDRLEALVEPAALGRVREILEAQAEKGTVDPGDQPS; from the coding sequence GTGATCGTCGACGTCATCGAGGGCGCGCTCCTCATGATCGGCTGCCTCTTCATGCTGCTCGCGGCCGTGGGGATCTTGCGCATGCCGGACCTGTTCACGCGCCTCCAGGTCACCTCGAAGGCCTCGGTGCTCGGGATGACGTGTATTCTTTCGGCGGCCGCCCTGCATTTCGGCGAGCCGGCCGTGACCATCCGGGCCGTCGTCATCATCGCTTTCGTGGTGCTGACGATGCCGGTGGCGACCCACATGCTCGCTCGCGCCGGGTACACGACCAACGTGCCCCTCGCGCCCGAGACCGTGGTGAACGAGCTCGCAGGCCAATACGACCCGACGACCCATACCCTCGCAGGGAACGAGCCGCGGTCCCGCACGTTCGAGCTGGGGCCCGGGGCCGCCGTCGTGGGCAAGCGCATCGCCGAGCTCGGCCTGCCTCCCGGCGTGCTCATCCGCGTCATTCACCGGGAAGGCGGGACCGTCGTGCCTCGTGGTCAAACGATCCTCGAGGCCGGCGACAGGCTCGAAGCGCTCGTGGAGCCGGCGGCGCTCGGCCGCGTACGCGAGATCCTCGAAGCCCAGGCCGAAAAGGGGACAGTCGATCCGGGCGACCAGCCATCCTAG